The Chloracidobacterium sp. genome contains the following window.
GCGGCTCAGAACGCCGTGCGACAAACAGATATCCCGTAGAGGTCGATATCGAATGGCAAGGCGGCGGCGAACGCCAGATGGGTACGCTCAGCGACGTCAGCTTTGATGGTTGTTTCGTACTTGGTGCGGGTGACGTGGCCGACGGCGATAGCGTGAAAGTCTTCTTACCGCTCGCTGACGGTATGAAAGTACAGTTTAGCGGAACGGTCGCAAATCACGTTTTCGAGATCGGGTTTGGAGTGAAGTTTGACGCTCTGTCGGCGCCGCAACGCGAAGTGCTGGTCGGTCTCGTGCGTCCACCGAAGGACAATTAATTGTTGGCGTCGATCTCAGCCAGAGCCTCCGCGGCAACCTCGCGATCGTCGAAATGAAATTTGTCGGATCCCACGATCTGATAATTTTCGTGGCCTTTACCTGCGATGATCACCACGTCGTTTGAGCGAGCCTCGGTGATCGCCTGATATATCGCCGTTCGCCGGTCGTCGATCACTCGATAGGGCGTTCCGGTCTGCTTGATCCCAACCTCAATTTCAGAAATGATGCTCAGCGGATTTTCGGTGCGCGGATTGTCAGAGGTGACGAACACGACGTCGCTGTTGCGGCCCGCCGCCAGTCCCATCGGTTCGCGTTTGCTCTTATCGCGGTCGCCGCCGCAACCAAATACGGTAATTATTCGTCCGGCAGTCAGTTCCCTTGCGGTCTTGAGCGTATTTAACAAGGCATCGTCAGTGTGTGCGTAGTCGACGACGACGGCAAAATCGCCGGCGTGCGGAACGCGTTCGAAACGGCCCGGGGCACCAACGCAAGTCGAAAGGCCG
Protein-coding sequences here:
- a CDS encoding PilZ domain-containing protein; protein product: MSNYDRRSGSERRATNRYPVEVDIEWQGGGERQMGTLSDVSFDGCFVLGAGDVADGDSVKVFLPLADGMKVQFSGTVANHVFEIGFGVKFDALSAPQREVLVGLVRPPKDN